The Pyricularia oryzae 70-15 chromosome 5, whole genome shotgun sequence genome includes a region encoding these proteins:
- a CDS encoding taurine catabolism dioxygenase TauD produces MASVQTTLPHTLSPAAAEQGQLPAGFPAVLDSNLAWIGADFKNAESYTYQLTDADIAEIDDAVKHFKSLDLKGNQVTRDTFPLKALGAILDGVSAEIYEGRGFGLVRGLDAQKYTTEDLTLIYLGVQSYVADQRGRQDAKGNMLVHVIQDQTNQMAANHHRHSNKAITFHTDEDGDVIGWLTRGQAAQGGSSVIASAYAIYNLLASEHPELINALASPFTFSIPKIERRPAIFYHEGRLIVNFGRTPLIGSEAHPRDQKLPLPTDEQLRALDLVEEIAHRVELRIKTQPGDIHFINNMAVLHRRDAFTNDGTQAQFGRRHLVRVRCRDSRRGWAIPKDLEAAWDNAFSIDVRRGESWNLEPKSELYFPLRKNPN; encoded by the exons ATGGCTTCAGTTCAGACTACCCTTCCCCATACCCTGTCACCTGCAGCCGCTGAGCAGGGACAACTCCCGGCTGGCTTCCCTGCTGTCTTGGACAGCAACCTTGCCTGGATCGGCGCCGACTTCAAGAACGCCGAGAGCTATACATATCAACTCACAGACGCTGACATTGCCGAAATCGATGATGCTGTCAAGCACTTCAAGT CTTTGGATCTCAAGGGAAACCAAGTTACCCGAGACACATTCCCGCTCAAGGCCCTCGGTGCTATCCTCGATGGAGTCTCGGCCGAGATCTACGAAGGCAGAGGCTTCGGCCTCGTCCGCGGTCTTGATGCCCAGAAATACACAACCGAGGACCTGACTCTTATTTACCTGGGTGTCCAGTCTTACGTTGCCGATCAACGCGGCCGTCAAGATGCCAAGGGAAATATGCTGG TGCACGTTATTCAGGACCAGACAAACCAGATGGCCGcaaaccaccaccgccactcGAACAAAGCCATC ACATTCCACACCGATGAGGACGGAGACGTCATTGGATGGCTGACCCGTGGCCAGGCTGCCCAAGGTGGTAGCAGCGTCATCGCTTCCGCATACGCTATTTACAATCTCCTGGCATCGGAGCATCCGGAACTGATCAACGCCTTGGCATCGCCCTTCACCTTCTCGATTCCCAAGATTGAGCGCCGCCCTGCAATTTTCTACCATGAGGGAAGGCTTATTGTCAACTTTGGCCGCACCCCTCTGATTGGCAGCGAGGCTCACCCTCGCGACCAGAAACTGCCACTCCCGACGGATGAGCAGCTCAGGGCCCTCGATCTTGTCGAGGAGATCGCTCACCGAGTCGAGTTGCGCATCAAGACTCAGCCGGGCGATATTCACTTCATCAACAACATGGCCGTTCTGCACCGCCGTGATGCTTTCACCAACGATGGCACTCAAGCGCAATTCGGACGTCGCCACCTCGTCCGGGTCCGCTGCCGTGACTCTCGTCGTGGCTGGGCCATCCCCAAGGATCTCGAGGCTGCGTGGGACAACGCCTTTTCGATCGACGTGCGCCGCGGAGAGTCTTGGAACCTCGAGCCCAAGTCGGAGCTGTACTTCCCCCTGAGGAAGAACCCCAACTAA
- a CDS encoding acid phosphatase — MAVFSGNNPRPASAAEYQRLGDSGDAEDDYDGPPGPKMLPVGPAPPRTSRKTLTAAVVGFIAVCFLAWFATSKRLLFATTSTGSRCPCEPDPDVPQYFRTSPELWAGPTATGKAPFLQQTVTFDPTATYVPNAPLQTAIPIQGMGSGNKSIFQMMGHLSPYSPSPGFGVREYPLPAGAEIVQVQMLSRHGSRYPTSNSDVAALGKHISNAKKDKSFKASGPLSFLNDWEYQLGHEILVPRGRQELFDSGILHAYNYGRLYNPNSKIIVRTTTQDRMLKSAEYFMAGFFGLEWPRNATIEVIIEEAGFNNSLAGYLNCPSGAGQHVGDDARKIWVSNYLQNATARIQTMIEGYHWTIEDTYAAQNMCPYETVAYGFSRFCDLFNYEEWIGFGYSIDLWFAGISGFQSPIGRALGIGYQQEVVARLKNHTLGYSGSQINVTLDNNTETFPLNQTLYFDFSHDTNIMAILTAFGLRQFAHLMQPTTHPGEHNLTVANLTPFGARLDIEIIKTPKPVKPDRSGYMVNGGETKYVHFVLNQRTLPLGWSLPECDVSRVDGWCELGAFLSAQDKMPARARFDYACFGSYDPGPYGSVMDGAPP, encoded by the exons ATGGCTGTGTTCTCTGGCAACAACCCGAGGCCAGCCTCGGCCGCTGAGTACCAGCGGCTCGGCGATTCTGGCGATGCCGAGGACGATTATGATGGCCCACCTGGCCCGAAGATGCTCCCCGTCGGCCCCGCTCCGCCCCGGACATCCAGGAAAACCCTCACGGCCGCTGTTGTTGGATTCATAGCCGTGTGCTTCTTAGCTTGGTTTGCCACCAGCAAACGGCTCTTGTTTGCAACAACCTCCACGGGGTCCCGCTGCCCCTGCGAACCCGACCCCGATGTGCCTCAGTACTTCCGTACGTCGCCGGAGCTGTGGGCTGGACCGACAGCTACGGGCAAGGCACCTTTTCTGCAGCAGACCGTCACTTTTGACCCCACTGCTACCTATGTCCCCAATGCTCCCTTGCAGACTGCCATACCCATCCAGGGCATGGGGTCGGGGAACAAGAGCATATTTCAGATGATGGGCCATTTATCTCCATATTCACCTTCGCCGGGATTCGGCGTTCGAGAGTATCCCCTCCCTGCCGGTGCAGAGATTGTCCAAGTGCAG ATGCTCTCTCGACATGGGTCCCGCTACCCTACTTCAAACTCAGACGTAGCTGCATTGGGCAAACATATCAGTAATGCCAAGAAGGACAAGTCCTTCAAGGCTTCTGGGCCATTGTCTTTTTTGAACGACTGGGAATATCAGTTGGGACACGAGATTCTCGTGCCAAGAGGCCGACAGGAACTCTTTGATTCTG GAATTCTACATGCGTACAACTATGGCAGGCTCTACAATCCGAATAGCAAGATCATAGTGCGCACAACAACCCAGGACCGAATGCTCAAGTCTGCCGAGTACTTCATGGCCGGTTTCTTTGGGCTAGAATG GCCTCGGAACGCCACAATCGAGGTAATCATTGAGGAAGCGGGCTTCAACAATTCTCTCGCCGGTTATCTCAACTGCCCGTCCGGTGCAGGGCAGCACGTCGGAGATGACGCGCGCAAGATCTGGGTCAGCAACTATCTGCAGAATG CTACTGCGCGGATTCAAACCATGATCGAGGGTTATCATTGGACTATAGAAGACACTTACGCCGCACAAAATATGTGCCCGTACGAGACG GTGGCATATGGATTCAGTCGCTTTTGTGACCTGTTCAACTACGAAGAATGGATTGGGTTTGGCTACTCGATCGATCTGTGGTTCGCCGGCATCAGTGGCTTCCAATCACCCATAGGA AGAGCCCTGGGCATTGGATACCAGCAGGAGGTGGTCGCTCGTCTGAAGAACCACACCTTGGGATATTCAGGCTCCCAGATCAACGTTACACTGGACAACAACACCGAGACCTTTCCTCTCAACCAGACCCTATACTTTGACTTCTCCCACGACACAAACATCATGGCGATCCTGACTGCTTTTGGGCTGAGGCAGTTTGCTCATCTTATGCAGCCAACAACACACCCTGGGGAGCACAACCTGACCGTGGCCAATCTCACCCCCTTTGGTGCAAGACTTGACATTGAGATTATCAAGACACCCAAGCCAGTGAAGCCGGACCGTTCGGGCTATATGGTCAACGGCGGCGAGACCAAATATGTGCACTTTGTGCTCAACCAGCGCACCCTGCCGTTGGGCTGGAGCCTTCCGGAGTGCGACGTGTCGCGGGTAGATGGCTGGTGCGAGCTTGGGGCCTTTCTGTCTGCACAGGACAAGATGCCTGCTCGTGCTAGGTTTGATTATGCATGCTTTGGCTCGTACGACCCGGGTCCTTACGGGTCGGTGATGGATGGGGCGCCGCCTTAG
- a CDS encoding ammonium transporter MEP1, with product MSYSWIGAPAEFNGTNAETGGNSATENLNQWYQSGDQAFILVSSCLVLIMIPGIAFLYSGLARRKSALSLIWVVMMSFSVVIFQWYFWGYSLAFSTSTTNGFIGDLSKFGLMNTLGKPSQGSPLIPELLYSFYQMQFCGVTAALVIGATAERGRVVPAMVFTFFWATIVYCPLAHWVWNANGWAFKYGVLDYAGGGPVEIGSGMSALAYSWVLGRRNEKMMLNFRPHNISLITLGTILLWFGWLGFNGGSAFGANLRAAMACWNTCLTAMFAAMTWTLLDFRLAKKWSLVGWCSGTISGLVAATPASGFIPPWASIVLGVVTGVCCNFGTKVKFLLRIDDSLDVFAEHYIGGVVGLFFNGFFAADYIIGLDGVNTGLVTGGFLNQNYKQLYIQIAFIVAASAYSFVVSAILAKIIDMIPGLKLRADEKAELLGMDDDQHGEFAYDYVEVRRDYLAWTPAERDPKEDGHAVVPQLGIEGHQTIHDNIINGVGSVRHTPAVPNDAHAQHDSEKPKSVDRSSE from the exons ATGTCGTACTCGTGGATAGGGGCCCCGGCCGAATTT AACGGCACCAATGCCGAGACAGGTGGTAACTCCG CCACCGAAAATCTGAACCAATGGTACCAATCCGGAGACCAGGCCTTCATCCTGGTCTCCTCGTGTTTGGTCCTCATCATGATACCCGGGATCGCCTTCCTCTACTCGGGTTTGGCCAGGAGGAAGTCTGCTCTGTCTTTGATATGGGTGGTCATGATGTCCTTTAGCGTGGTCATTTTCCAGTGGTACTTTTGGGGTTATTCCCTGGCCTTCAGCACCTCGACGACAAACGGTTTCATCGGCGACCTCAGCAAATTCGGCCTCATGAACACCCTCGGAAAGCCCTCGCAAGGGTCGCCGCTTATCCCCGAGCTACTCTACTCGTTCTACCAGATGCAGTTCTGCGGTGTCACCGCAGCCCTGGTGATCGGAGCCACGGCTGAGCGCGGTCGTGTCGTCCCCGCCATGGTCTTCACTTTCTTTTGGGCCACCATTGTCTACTGCCCTCTGGCCCATTGGGTTTGGAATGCCAATGGCTGGGCCTTCAAGTACGGCGTGCTCGACTACGCCGGTGGTGGCCCCGTCGAGATCGGTTCCGGAATGTCTGCGCTGGCCTACTCGTGGGTCCTCGGACGCCGCAATGAGAAGATGATGCTGAACTTCCGCCCGCACAACATCTCGCTCATCACTCTCGGAACTATCCTCCTTTGGTTCGGCTGGTTGGGATTCAACGGCGGCTCCGCATTTGGAGCTAACCTTCGCGCCGCTATGGCCTGCTGGAACACTTGTTTGACCGCCATGTTTGCAGCCATGACCTGGACCCTTCTCGACTTCCGTCTGGCCAAGAAATGGTCACTTGTCGGTTGGTGTTCGGGAACCATTTCGGGACTCGTTGCAGCGACACCAGCTTCCGGCTTCATTCCTCCGTGGGCTAGTATTGTGCTGGGTGTTGTGACTGGTGTCTGCTGCAACTTTGGCACAAAGG tcAAATTCCTCCTCCGCATCGACGACTCCCTCGACGTGTTCGCCGAGCATTACATCGGTGGCGTTGTCGGCCTCTTCTTCAACGGCTTCTTCGCGGCCGACTACATCATTGGTCTCGACGGTGTCAACACCGGCCTCGTCACGGGTGGTTTCCTGAACCAGAACTACAAGCAGCTCTACATCCAGATTGCATTCATCgtcgccgcctcggcctACTCGTTTGTCGTCTCTGCGATCCTGGCCAAGATCATCGACATGATTCCTGGTCTCAAGCTCCGTGCCGACGAGAAGGCCGAACTGCTCGGCATGGATGACGATCAGCACGGAGAGTTCGCCTACGACTACGTCGAGGTCCGCCGGGACTACCTTGCCTGGACTCCTGCGGAGAGGGACCCCAAGGAGGATGGACATGCCGTCGTGCCACAACTGGGGATCGAGGGGCACCAGACCATTCACGACAACATCATCAATGGTGTTGGGAGTGTGAGGCACACACCGGCAGTTCCCAACGATGCTCATGCACAGCACGACTCGGAAAAGCCCAAGTCAGTTGACCGTTCCTCTGAATAA
- a CDS encoding ammonium transporter MEP1, variant: MSYSWIGAPAEFNGTNAETGGNSATENLNQWYQSGDQAFILVSSCLVLIMIPGIAFLYSGLARRKSALSLIWVVMMSFSVVIFQWYFWGYSLAFSTSTTNGFIGDLSKFGLMNTLGKPSQGSPLIPELLYSFYQMQFCGVTAALVIGATAERGRVVPAMVFTFFWATIVYCPLAHWVWNANGWAFKYGVLDYAGGGPVEIGSGMSALAYSWVLGRRNEKMMLNFRPHNISLITLGTILLWFGWLGFNGGSAFGANLRAAMACWNTCLTAMFAAMTWTLLDFRLAKKWSLVGWCSGTISGLVAATPASGFIPPWASIVLGVVTGVCCNFGTKVKFLLRIDDSLDVFAEHYIGGVVGLFFNGFFAADYIIGLDGVNTGLVTGGFLNQNYKQLYIQIAFIVAASAYSFVVSAILAKIIDMIPGLKLRADEKAELLGMDDDQHGEFAYDYVEVRRDYLAWTPAERDPKEDGHAVVPQLGIEGHQTIHDNIINGVGSVRHTPAVPNDAHAQHDSEKPK, encoded by the exons ATGTCGTACTCGTGGATAGGGGCCCCGGCCGAATTT AACGGCACCAATGCCGAGACAGGTGGTAACTCCG CCACCGAAAATCTGAACCAATGGTACCAATCCGGAGACCAGGCCTTCATCCTGGTCTCCTCGTGTTTGGTCCTCATCATGATACCCGGGATCGCCTTCCTCTACTCGGGTTTGGCCAGGAGGAAGTCTGCTCTGTCTTTGATATGGGTGGTCATGATGTCCTTTAGCGTGGTCATTTTCCAGTGGTACTTTTGGGGTTATTCCCTGGCCTTCAGCACCTCGACGACAAACGGTTTCATCGGCGACCTCAGCAAATTCGGCCTCATGAACACCCTCGGAAAGCCCTCGCAAGGGTCGCCGCTTATCCCCGAGCTACTCTACTCGTTCTACCAGATGCAGTTCTGCGGTGTCACCGCAGCCCTGGTGATCGGAGCCACGGCTGAGCGCGGTCGTGTCGTCCCCGCCATGGTCTTCACTTTCTTTTGGGCCACCATTGTCTACTGCCCTCTGGCCCATTGGGTTTGGAATGCCAATGGCTGGGCCTTCAAGTACGGCGTGCTCGACTACGCCGGTGGTGGCCCCGTCGAGATCGGTTCCGGAATGTCTGCGCTGGCCTACTCGTGGGTCCTCGGACGCCGCAATGAGAAGATGATGCTGAACTTCCGCCCGCACAACATCTCGCTCATCACTCTCGGAACTATCCTCCTTTGGTTCGGCTGGTTGGGATTCAACGGCGGCTCCGCATTTGGAGCTAACCTTCGCGCCGCTATGGCCTGCTGGAACACTTGTTTGACCGCCATGTTTGCAGCCATGACCTGGACCCTTCTCGACTTCCGTCTGGCCAAGAAATGGTCACTTGTCGGTTGGTGTTCGGGAACCATTTCGGGACTCGTTGCAGCGACACCAGCTTCCGGCTTCATTCCTCCGTGGGCTAGTATTGTGCTGGGTGTTGTGACTGGTGTCTGCTGCAACTTTGGCACAAAGG tcAAATTCCTCCTCCGCATCGACGACTCCCTCGACGTGTTCGCCGAGCATTACATCGGTGGCGTTGTCGGCCTCTTCTTCAACGGCTTCTTCGCGGCCGACTACATCATTGGTCTCGACGGTGTCAACACCGGCCTCGTCACGGGTGGTTTCCTGAACCAGAACTACAAGCAGCTCTACATCCAGATTGCATTCATCgtcgccgcctcggcctACTCGTTTGTCGTCTCTGCGATCCTGGCCAAGATCATCGACATGATTCCTGGTCTCAAGCTCCGTGCCGACGAGAAGGCCGAACTGCTCGGCATGGATGACGATCAGCACGGAGAGTTCGCCTACGACTACGTCGAGGTCCGCCGGGACTACCTTGCCTGGACTCCTGCGGAGAGGGACCCCAAGGAGGATGGACATGCCGTCGTGCCACAACTGGGGATCGAGGGGCACCAGACCATTCACGACAACATCATCAATGGTGTTGGGAGTGTGAGGCACACACCGGCAGTTCCCAACGATGCTCATGCACAGCACGACTCGGAAAAGCCCAA ATAA